A single genomic interval of Stieleria maiorica harbors:
- a CDS encoding DUF2092 domain-containing protein — MTDVIPMLLAARYRVHTFVSLVVLTMPLAGVRAQETQPDAPGPAETTPDLAALRPLFARLSTAKSTRASVQLSADTIIDGAVINTQTSVYQIASQAPDQFTIYLKDQNQRVRIFSDGQTTTVALSEQAFTVLDKPLAMQQAVFDLPLPMGPYPEPVLALTLAGIDPALSLTAGMKSVRLLDRNPFRGETPAIHFQGIQEDNVQWDLWITQDQSPRPLRLRVDLTEMLRANGGLELPAGYRYALRFDFTTWRIDHPNAASLFRYEKIPGAKEYESIEAYFDQTK, encoded by the coding sequence ATGACGGACGTTATCCCGATGTTGCTAGCGGCACGATATCGTGTTCACACGTTCGTCTCCCTTGTCGTCTTGACGATGCCTCTTGCCGGGGTGAGGGCGCAGGAAACGCAACCCGACGCGCCGGGCCCGGCGGAAACCACGCCCGATCTGGCCGCGCTCCGGCCTCTGTTCGCCCGGCTGAGCACCGCGAAATCGACGCGGGCGAGCGTCCAGTTGTCAGCCGATACGATCATCGACGGAGCTGTGATCAACACCCAAACATCGGTGTACCAGATCGCATCGCAGGCTCCCGATCAATTCACGATCTATTTGAAAGACCAGAACCAGCGGGTGCGGATTTTCAGCGACGGCCAAACCACGACGGTGGCCTTGTCCGAACAGGCATTCACCGTGCTCGATAAGCCGCTCGCGATGCAGCAAGCGGTGTTCGATTTGCCACTGCCGATGGGGCCGTATCCGGAACCCGTTTTGGCCCTGACGCTGGCCGGCATCGATCCCGCACTTTCGCTGACCGCGGGGATGAAATCGGTGCGATTGCTCGATCGCAATCCGTTTCGCGGCGAAACCCCGGCGATCCACTTCCAGGGCATCCAGGAAGACAACGTCCAATGGGACCTGTGGATCACCCAAGACCAATCGCCCCGACCGCTGCGGTTGCGTGTGGATCTGACGGAGATGTTACGGGCCAACGGCGGGTTGGAGCTGCCAGCCGGCTATCGCTATGCGCTGCGATTCGATTTCACCACTTGGCGGATCGATCATCCCAACGCCGCCTCGTTGTTTCGCTACGAAAAAATCCCCGGTGCGAAGGAGTACGAATCGATCGAGGCGTACTTCGATCAAACAAAGTGA
- the dusB gene encoding tRNA dihydrouridine synthase DusB, which translates to MPRPFPPPAFRIGDLVVDPPILQAPMAGFTNAAFRQMVREYGGTGLIATEMVNARGFVWMDENEAEHPERLWGVAEEPRPLAVQIWDNDPETMAKVGHRLVEEYRVSVVDINFGCPVRQVTEKAHSGSYLLRTPQRMFEIISRLVKACAPTPVTAKIRLGCSPESVNCNEVARVVEEAGAAALTVHGRTAKDMFRGHADWDRISEIKAHLTQIPLIGNGDLDSAEKVVDAFRNYDVDGVMIARACLGRPWLFAQSAAALRGQPIPPEPSLPEQRQCMLHHYDLVKERFGEEKGTILMRKYACCYAQGKYGARHFRTHVAGVSSAEEFYRVVEEYFPMKTKEEIRAEREAEQAGSMT; encoded by the coding sequence ATGCCACGCCCCTTCCCCCCACCAGCCTTTCGGATCGGCGATTTGGTCGTCGATCCGCCGATTCTGCAAGCCCCGATGGCGGGGTTCACCAACGCCGCGTTCCGACAGATGGTCCGCGAATACGGCGGCACAGGGCTGATTGCGACCGAGATGGTCAACGCTCGAGGCTTCGTCTGGATGGATGAAAACGAAGCCGAGCACCCCGAGCGTTTGTGGGGCGTGGCAGAGGAACCGCGGCCGTTGGCGGTGCAGATCTGGGACAATGATCCAGAAACCATGGCCAAGGTCGGTCACCGGTTGGTCGAAGAATACCGGGTCAGCGTGGTCGACATTAATTTCGGTTGTCCGGTCCGGCAGGTCACCGAAAAGGCACACAGCGGCAGCTATCTGCTGCGGACCCCGCAGCGGATGTTCGAGATCATTTCGCGGCTGGTCAAGGCCTGTGCCCCGACGCCCGTGACCGCAAAAATCCGACTCGGCTGCAGCCCCGAATCGGTCAATTGCAACGAGGTCGCTCGGGTGGTCGAAGAGGCCGGCGCGGCGGCGCTGACCGTTCACGGCCGCACCGCCAAAGACATGTTTCGCGGTCACGCCGATTGGGACCGCATCAGCGAAATCAAAGCCCACTTGACACAGATTCCGCTGATCGGAAACGGCGACCTGGACTCGGCGGAAAAGGTCGTCGATGCGTTTCGCAACTACGACGTCGACGGCGTCATGATCGCCCGCGCCTGCCTCGGTCGCCCCTGGCTGTTCGCCCAATCCGCCGCCGCACTCCGCGGCCAGCCGATCCCGCCCGAACCCAGCCTGCCCGAGCAACGTCAATGCATGCTGCACCATTACGACCTGGTCAAGGAACGTTTCGGTGAAGAAAAAGGCACGATCTTGATGCGGAAATACGCCTGCTGTTACGCCCAAGGAAAGTACGGGGCCAGACATTTCCGCACCCACGTGGCCGGCGTGTCCAGCGCCGAGGAGTTCTATCGCGTGGTCGAAGAGTATTTTCCGATGAAAACCAAAGAAGAAATCCGCGCCGAGCGTGAAGCCGAGCAGGCGGGTTCAATGACGTAG
- a CDS encoding transporter, translating to MTVKTFQSLAALASLLLLQCAAVAHHPGRKSLADKHGPAGIAGDHVHEKGEWMVEYKYMNMYMEDNRIGDRTVSDSEAIAFGATSSPVTNRMAAPTQMTMEMHMAHIMYGATDNVTLYTMLMLPSLTMDHIRGPMNPAGPGTEFTTHNSGFGDTTIGALLRLYSTERCDWMLNLGGSVPTGDIFRTSTTPTGGMMSQALPYPMRLGSGTFNARPGMTVRYFADCWSWGGQVQSDLPMGKNYRDYRLGAEVRLNTWTQYLVCDHFALSLRGEHVWREDIQGADPATPDMGISTNVESFRGGYWYNLGVGGQLNWQGHYLNFEIVPTLAQDLDGIQLETDYSIIASWSRAF from the coding sequence ATGACGGTGAAAACCTTCCAATCCCTCGCAGCCCTGGCGTCTCTGCTGCTGTTGCAGTGTGCTGCCGTCGCCCACCATCCCGGGCGAAAATCCTTGGCCGACAAACATGGCCCGGCGGGGATCGCCGGCGACCACGTTCACGAAAAGGGGGAATGGATGGTCGAGTACAAGTACATGAACATGTACATGGAGGACAATCGGATCGGTGATCGGACGGTCAGCGATTCCGAAGCGATCGCCTTCGGTGCGACCAGTTCGCCGGTCACCAACCGGATGGCGGCACCGACCCAGATGACCATGGAAATGCACATGGCCCACATCATGTACGGTGCCACCGACAATGTGACGCTGTACACGATGCTGATGTTGCCGAGTTTGACGATGGACCACATCCGCGGTCCGATGAACCCGGCCGGACCGGGAACCGAGTTCACCACGCACAACAGCGGTTTCGGTGACACCACGATCGGCGCACTGCTGCGACTGTACAGCACCGAGCGCTGCGACTGGATGCTGAACCTGGGCGGTTCGGTGCCGACCGGCGACATCTTTCGCACCTCGACGACACCGACCGGAGGGATGATGTCCCAGGCGTTGCCCTACCCAATGCGACTGGGCAGCGGGACCTTCAACGCCCGCCCCGGCATGACCGTGCGCTACTTCGCCGACTGCTGGAGCTGGGGCGGACAGGTCCAATCCGATCTGCCGATGGGCAAGAACTATCGCGATTACCGTCTGGGGGCCGAAGTCCGGCTGAACACCTGGACCCAGTATCTGGTCTGTGACCACTTCGCGCTGTCGTTGCGTGGCGAACACGTCTGGCGCGAGGACATCCAGGGTGCGGACCCGGCGACCCCTGACATGGGAATCAGCACGAACGTCGAAAGTTTCCGCGGTGGGTACTGGTACAACCTGGGCGTCGGCGGCCAGCTGAACTGGCAAGGCCACTATTTGAACTTCGAAATCGTACCGACGCTGGCCCAGGACCTGGATGGAATCCAGCTGGAGACGGATTATTCGATCATTGCCAGTTGGTCGCGGGCGTTTTAG